In the Apteryx mantelli isolate bAptMan1 chromosome 1, bAptMan1.hap1, whole genome shotgun sequence genome, one interval contains:
- the MRPL48 gene encoding large ribosomal subunit protein mL48 yields the protein MSAALRQVLRSEKQTLLKRAFALSRAATPQESRLCAAGDALASCCRHYRSRPTHGIGRFKYLLPQEAPKRRRDRLQMKEINVGTEYEYGDINIQMTSYDMCLVEQFAQYVHKLCNRLSVRVNESYAMPTKTNEVLFLEERGSKMQLDAVLTTHQRVVQISGLSSTFAPILLEVIQSNQPEGVHLLVKEHTEADFKSRLKSRPELEELLAQMN from the exons ATGAGCGCGGCGCTGCGGCAG GTTCTGCGCTCAGAGAAGCAAACCTTGCTGAAGCGGGCGTTCGCGCTCAGCCG AGCAGCAACGCCCCAAGAAAGCCGCCTGTGCGCTGCAG GTGACGCGCTTGCAAGTTGCTGCAGACACTACAGATCCCGTCCTACGCATGGCATCGGGAGGTTTAAATACCTGCTCCCGCAGGAG gctCCAAAGAGGAGAAGGGATAGGCTACAGATGAAAGAGATAAATGTTGGGACTGAATACGAGTACGGAGACATCAACATTCAGATGACTTCCTACGATATGTGTCTCGTGGAGCAATTTGCTCAGTACGTGCATAAACTCTGCAACCGCCTCTCCGTTAGGGTCAACGAAAG CTATGCGATGCCCACCAAGACCAATGAGGTGCTGTTCTTGGAAGAGCGAGGTTCCAAAATGCAGCTGGATGCGGTCCTTACTACCCATCAGAGGGTCGTCCAG ATCAGCGGTTTGAGTTCGACGTTTGCTCCGATACTCTTGGAAGTTATTCAGAGTAATCAGCCTGAAGGGGTCCATCTGTTAGTGAAAGAG CACACAGAAGCGGACTTCAAGAGCCGATTGAAGTCTCGACCGGAACTTGAAGAGCTGCTAGCACAGATGAACTGA